A genomic stretch from Thermomonospora umbrina includes:
- a CDS encoding NUDIX hydrolase has protein sequence MLDVVAWVHTADRRMLAVRTRGRDLLYLPGGKREPGEGDWTALSREVREELAVDLDRGSFRELGVVHAPAHDQPEHTHVRMVCFTAGFHGRIGPAGEVDECVYVTAGERDLLAPASRAAFDLAAAHGLVDRPSP, from the coding sequence ATGCTCGACGTCGTCGCCTGGGTGCACACCGCCGACCGCCGGATGCTCGCCGTCCGGACCCGGGGGCGCGACCTGCTCTACCTGCCCGGCGGCAAACGGGAGCCGGGGGAGGGCGACTGGACCGCCCTTTCCCGCGAGGTGCGCGAGGAACTGGCGGTCGACCTCGATCGGGGCTCGTTCCGTGAGCTGGGGGTCGTCCACGCGCCCGCCCACGACCAGCCGGAGCACACCCACGTCAGGATGGTCTGCTTCACCGCGGGCTTCCACGGGCGGATCGGCCCGGCGGGCGAGGTGGACGAGTGCGTGTACGTCACGGCCGGTGAGCGCGACCTGCTCGCCCCGGCCTCTCGCGCCGCCTTCGACCTGGCCGCCGCCCACGGACTGGTCGACCGGCCCTCACCCTGA
- a CDS encoding MerR family transcriptional regulator, which yields MRISELGERSGLPVQTIKFYIREGLLPRGVTAGATRAEYGDTHLERLRLIRALREVGDLPVAAIRRILEALDDREVGLHDLFGTTQYAIGPHVDPPDDDPDRRAARADVDALIAELGWRVSEGAPARDLLAQTFAALRGLGFPVSLSDLRPYVDAAVALGSHETRRLPEGTPREQALRGMVVTTVLYERVMMALHRLAQEDASARRFGSS from the coding sequence ATGAGGATTTCCGAGCTCGGCGAACGCAGCGGGCTGCCGGTGCAGACGATCAAGTTCTACATCCGGGAGGGCCTGCTGCCCCGGGGCGTCACGGCGGGCGCCACCCGCGCCGAGTACGGCGACACCCACCTGGAGCGGCTGCGGCTGATCCGGGCGCTGCGCGAGGTGGGCGACCTGCCGGTCGCCGCGATCCGCCGGATCCTCGAGGCGCTCGACGACCGCGAGGTGGGCCTGCACGACCTGTTCGGCACCACCCAGTACGCCATCGGCCCGCACGTCGACCCGCCCGACGACGACCCGGACCGCCGGGCCGCCCGCGCCGACGTGGACGCGCTGATCGCCGAACTGGGCTGGCGGGTCAGCGAGGGCGCGCCCGCCCGCGACCTGCTCGCCCAGACGTTCGCGGCGCTGCGCGGGCTGGGCTTCCCGGTCAGCCTGTCCGACCTGCGCCCCTACGTGGACGCCGCCGTGGCGCTGGGCTCGCACGAGACCCGGCGGCTCCCCGAGGGCACACCGCGCGAACAGGCCCTGCGCGGCATGGTGGTCACGACGGTGCTCTACGAACGGGTGATGATGGCCCTGCACCGGCTGGCCCAGGAGGACGCCTCGGCCCGCCGATTCGGCTCCTCGTGA
- a CDS encoding AfsR/SARP family transcriptional regulator, whose protein sequence is MELRILGPVQAVSGGRAVELGGRRARLVLAALSLDPGRVVSVDRLMAAVWGDRPPASARTQIAGSVSRLRRALRDPGAVETAHPGYRLPVDAVRLDSREAERLVTRAREAAASARPDEAAGMFRAALALWRGPVLAGLDSPALAPAALRWEELRLAAVEEAAELDVALDRSREVVAELMPLVAEHPFRERLRALLMTALHREGRQAEALALYRDGRRILDEDLGLEPGRELRRLHDAILRDDLPGPRGHGRVRGEGACREGRSRRRSPRRRCP, encoded by the coding sequence GTGGAGTTGCGGATCTTGGGTCCGGTGCAGGCGGTCTCGGGGGGCCGTGCGGTCGAGCTCGGCGGGCGTCGCGCCCGGCTGGTCCTGGCGGCGCTGTCGCTGGACCCCGGACGGGTGGTGTCGGTGGACCGACTGATGGCGGCGGTCTGGGGCGACCGACCGCCCGCGTCGGCGCGCACGCAGATCGCCGGCTCCGTGTCGCGGCTGCGGCGCGCGCTGCGGGACCCGGGCGCGGTCGAGACGGCGCATCCCGGCTATCGCCTGCCGGTGGACGCCGTACGACTGGACTCGCGGGAGGCCGAGCGGCTCGTCACGCGCGCCCGGGAGGCGGCGGCCTCGGCGCGTCCGGACGAGGCCGCCGGGATGTTCCGGGCCGCCCTGGCGCTCTGGCGCGGCCCGGTGCTCGCGGGCCTGGACAGCCCCGCGCTCGCCCCCGCCGCGCTGCGCTGGGAGGAGCTGCGGCTGGCCGCCGTCGAGGAGGCCGCGGAACTGGACGTCGCCCTCGACCGCTCCCGCGAGGTCGTCGCCGAACTCATGCCGCTGGTCGCCGAGCATCCCTTCCGCGAACGGCTGCGGGCGCTGCTGATGACGGCCCTGCACCGCGAGGGACGCCAGGCCGAGGCCCTGGCCCTCTACCGGGACGGCCGGCGGATCCTCGATGAGGACCTCGGGCTCGAGCCCGGGCGGGAGCTGCGGCGTCTGCACGACGCGATCCTCCGAGACGACCTGCCCGGCCCGCGCGGGCACGGGCGCGTCCGCGGAGAGGGCGCATGCCGAGAGGGACGGTCTCGTCGTCGGTCTCCCCGACGCCGATGCCCGTGA